From the genome of Argonema galeatum A003/A1, one region includes:
- a CDS encoding sensor histidine kinase, producing the protein MLGEIQKEVEMSLIPEKIKPVKTVCEQCQTTLSALQVAQEKVEVKSQKSKVESDKEDKEDSSSQPTTYDCIPSKEELAACKAAEAERQYYKELFDLAPDGYLVTDVQGVIQEANRAAATLLNVSQQFLVGKPLVIFVAEQQRRLFHSKLTRRLRQSSAVQEWDVLLQPCDDGLINATLRVSAIRDREGKPVALGWLVRDITDRKQAELVLRKRKRLIHQIADTTPILIYIFDLKQKRNVYINRQAYACFGYTPSEIQAMGATFFTEIFHPECLPKLAEIKERFANAKEGEVLEHELLLKNVHGEWRWLHTWDIVFTRNADGTPEQILGTAIDITDRKQAEETGLDLERDRELSQLQTRFFTMASHDFRTPLSTILISAQLLENANEELPKEKRLRNIQRIQASAKTMTQLLDDILTINRAEAGKLDFNPKVVDLKNICGELTKKTQFVAGSKHTITFSSQGKCKNACMDEKPLRTILENLLSNATKYSPQGGNIDFALVCEPAEGTQEGMVIFRISDRGIGITPKDQKYMFEPFHRGKNVGTIPGSGLGLTVVKKCVELHGGSIAVESEVGVGTTIAVTIPSSPACLELVN; encoded by the coding sequence ATGCTCGGTGAAATACAGAAAGAGGTAGAGATGTCTTTGATTCCAGAAAAGATAAAGCCTGTCAAAACAGTCTGCGAGCAATGTCAGACCACCTTGTCAGCACTACAGGTGGCCCAAGAAAAGGTAGAAGTCAAAAGTCAAAAGTCAAAAGTCGAAAGCGACAAGGAGGACAAAGAAGACTCTTCCTCTCAACCAACTACTTATGACTGCATCCCCTCAAAAGAGGAACTGGCGGCTTGTAAGGCAGCAGAAGCAGAACGCCAGTACTATAAGGAGTTGTTCGATCTGGCACCAGACGGCTACCTGGTTACAGATGTACAAGGGGTGATTCAGGAAGCCAACCGCGCCGCTGCCACTCTACTGAATGTGTCCCAACAATTTTTGGTGGGTAAACCGCTCGTAATTTTCGTCGCTGAGCAGCAGCGTCGGCTGTTTCACTCTAAACTGACTAGGCGATTGCGCCAAAGCAGTGCGGTACAAGAGTGGGATGTGCTGCTACAGCCGTGTGATGACGGACTGATTAACGCTACTCTGCGGGTGAGTGCGATTCGCGATCGCGAAGGCAAACCAGTCGCTTTGGGTTGGTTGGTGCGGGATATTACCGATCGCAAGCAAGCCGAGTTAGTGCTGCGGAAAAGAAAGCGTTTGATTCACCAGATTGCTGACACAACCCCCATTTTGATTTACATCTTCGATCTAAAGCAAAAACGCAACGTCTACATCAATCGCCAAGCTTATGCCTGTTTTGGCTATACTCCGTCAGAAATTCAAGCAATGGGAGCGACGTTTTTTACAGAAATTTTTCACCCAGAATGTTTGCCTAAGCTTGCCGAAATCAAAGAACGATTTGCCAATGCTAAAGAAGGTGAGGTACTCGAACACGAATTGCTCTTAAAAAACGTCCACGGTGAATGGCGATGGCTTCACACTTGGGATATTGTCTTTACCAGAAATGCTGATGGTACACCAGAACAAATTCTTGGCACAGCCATAGACATCACCGATCGCAAGCAGGCAGAAGAGACGGGTCTAGATCTGGAAAGAGATCGAGAACTGAGCCAATTACAGACCCGCTTTTTTACTATGGCATCTCACGATTTTCGCACTCCCCTCAGCACGATCTTAATTTCTGCCCAATTACTCGAAAATGCTAACGAAGAATTACCGAAAGAAAAAAGGCTAAGGAACATTCAGAGGATTCAGGCATCGGCTAAAACGATGACTCAGTTATTAGATGATATTTTGACAATCAATAGAGCCGAAGCAGGAAAGTTAGACTTTAATCCAAAAGTTGTCGATCTAAAAAATATATGCGGCGAACTCACTAAAAAAACACAGTTTGTAGCTGGGAGCAAGCACACAATTACTTTTAGCAGTCAAGGTAAATGTAAAAATGCTTGCATGGACGAAAAACCCCTGCGAACAATCCTGGAAAATTTACTATCAAATGCGACTAAGTATTCACCCCAGGGAGGTAATATTGATTTTGCCCTAGTTTGCGAACCAGCAGAAGGAACCCAAGAGGGAATGGTTATTTTCCGAATTAGCGATCGCGGCATTGGCATTACACCAAAAGACCAAAAATATATGTTTGAGCCATTCCATCGCGGCAAAAATGTGGGAACTATCCCCGGTTCTGGACTGGGGCTAACTGTTGTGAAAAAGTGTGTAGAGTTACACGGAGGTAGCATTGCAGTAGAGAGTGAAGTTGGAGTCGGCACAACGATCGCAGTTACTATTCCTTCTTCTCCTGCATGTTTAGAATTAGTTAACTAG
- a CDS encoding DNA adenine methylase has protein sequence MRQLSLFENNHLDRITNVSSVAQRSPFRYPGGKTWLVPRIRKWLTSLLTRPSEFIEPFAGGGIVSLTVAFEDLANHVKMVEIDEEVAAVWHTIINGDGEWLANEIFTFTLCEASVKAVLSKNSILIQEKAFRTILKNRINRGGILAAGAGMLKSGENGKGLGSRWYPETLKKRILEIKEKRSRITFIEGDGMEVLKANAHRTDMVFFIDPPYTAAGKKAGSRLYNYSEIDHEELFRVVSAIAGDFLMTYDLTEEVRQLAQKYGFDTQTVAMRNTHHAKMTELLIGRNLDWCRREQ, from the coding sequence ATGCGACAACTATCCCTCTTTGAAAATAACCACCTCGATCGAATTACCAATGTTTCGTCAGTTGCCCAGCGCAGTCCTTTCCGATATCCAGGTGGTAAAACATGGCTTGTACCCCGAATTAGGAAATGGCTAACCAGTTTGCTAACGCGACCATCTGAGTTTATTGAGCCTTTTGCTGGTGGTGGTATTGTCAGCCTCACCGTTGCTTTTGAAGATTTGGCAAATCATGTGAAGATGGTGGAAATAGATGAGGAAGTTGCGGCTGTTTGGCATACTATTATTAACGGTGATGGTGAGTGGCTGGCAAATGAAATTTTTACATTCACTTTATGCGAAGCATCTGTTAAAGCAGTGTTATCAAAAAATAGTATTTTAATCCAAGAGAAGGCATTTCGGACTATCTTAAAAAACCGCATTAATCGCGGTGGCATTTTGGCAGCGGGTGCAGGAATGCTGAAAAGTGGAGAGAATGGAAAAGGACTGGGGTCGCGCTGGTATCCAGAGACGCTGAAAAAGCGGATTCTGGAAATTAAAGAAAAGCGCTCACGCATCACTTTTATCGAAGGCGATGGAATGGAAGTTTTAAAGGCAAATGCTCATCGTACTGATATGGTGTTTTTTATCGATCCGCCATATACAGCAGCGGGGAAAAAGGCTGGGAGTCGGCTATATAATTATTCCGAGATTGACCATGAAGAATTGTTTAGAGTGGTGAGTGCGATCGCAGGTGATTTCCTGATGACTTACGATCTTACCGAAGAGGTGCGGCAGCTGGCACAGAAATATGGATTTGATACGCAGACTGTGGCGATGAGAAATACCCATCATGCCAAGATGACAGAGTTGCTAATCGGTCGTAATTTGGATTGGTGTAGACGGGAACAGTAA
- a CDS encoding alpha/beta fold hydrolase, whose translation MNTDIKSQFVQIQGAKIHYLESGANNAKSVLFLHGASFSSQTWQEIGTLKLLSEEGYRAVAVDLPGYGSSERISGSNVEFLLASIEILKLNKPILVSPSMSGNYSLPFLVNNSEKLSGFVAVAPVGIIRFTQQVQEIQVPTLAIWGSNDRIVSVEEADKLLKVMPNGEKVILQNAGHACYMRATDEFHEHLIKFIERC comes from the coding sequence ATGAACACAGATATCAAGTCTCAATTTGTGCAAATTCAAGGAGCAAAGATTCATTATCTTGAATCGGGAGCAAACAATGCCAAATCGGTACTGTTTCTCCACGGTGCAAGTTTTAGCTCCCAAACTTGGCAAGAAATCGGTACTCTGAAACTATTATCTGAAGAAGGATACCGAGCAGTTGCTGTCGATCTTCCTGGCTATGGAAGTTCCGAGAGAATATCGGGATCTAATGTAGAGTTTTTGCTAGCATCGATCGAGATATTAAAATTAAACAAACCAATTTTAGTATCTCCCTCCATGAGTGGGAATTACAGCCTTCCCTTTCTTGTCAATAATTCAGAGAAGTTAAGCGGGTTTGTCGCTGTTGCTCCTGTTGGCATTATCAGGTTTACTCAGCAAGTTCAAGAAATCCAAGTGCCTACACTGGCAATTTGGGGAAGTAATGACCGGATAGTTTCTGTAGAAGAAGCTGACAAATTGCTCAAAGTTATGCCAAATGGTGAGAAGGTAATATTACAAAATGCTGGTCATGCTTGCTATATGCGGGCAACTGATGAGTTTCACGAACACTTAATAAAATTTATTGAGCGTTGTTAA
- a CDS encoding S66 peptidase family protein, whose translation MTLNRRQFLTAFSIAALTAQLPQIAQAKSSPSPIIKPPSLKVGDTVGLINPASPTPPEDIEEVKQTLTDLGLKFKLGAHLLDRYGYLAGKDIDRAADVNAMFADSSVKAIIAGRGGWGCNRILPLLDYKLIRNNPKIIMGYSDITSLLLAIYAKSGMVTFHGPVGTSTWNQFTVNYVKRILFNGEAVTMQNASTSEEKLFVRDSLKPTAVLVETITPGKAKGKLVGGNLSVLAAMVGSPYLPDWKKTILFVEEVEEEVYRVDRMLTQLKLAGILDQIAGFIFGQCTDCDPKNPEKSLTLNQVLREHILPLGIPAWYGSAIGHIPNKFTLPIGVEVEIDASAGTIQMLESATKL comes from the coding sequence ATGACTTTAAATCGTCGCCAATTTCTCACAGCTTTTAGCATCGCAGCATTAACCGCCCAATTGCCGCAAATTGCCCAAGCTAAATCATCCCCATCACCAATTATTAAACCACCCAGCCTCAAAGTAGGCGATACAGTCGGATTGATCAACCCCGCTAGTCCCACCCCTCCCGAAGATATTGAAGAAGTTAAACAAACTCTGACAGATTTAGGTTTAAAGTTCAAATTGGGAGCGCATCTTCTCGATCGCTACGGTTATCTTGCAGGCAAAGATATCGATCGGGCCGCTGATGTCAACGCTATGTTTGCCGATTCATCAGTTAAGGCAATTATCGCCGGACGGGGCGGTTGGGGCTGCAATCGCATTTTACCATTATTGGATTACAAATTAATCCGAAATAATCCCAAAATTATTATGGGCTACAGCGATATTACTTCCCTATTGTTAGCAATTTATGCCAAAAGTGGGATGGTCACGTTTCACGGCCCAGTCGGTACATCGACCTGGAATCAGTTTACAGTAAATTACGTGAAGCGGATTCTGTTTAATGGGGAAGCTGTCACGATGCAAAATGCCTCAACCTCAGAAGAAAAGCTGTTCGTGCGGGATTCTCTTAAACCAACCGCAGTCCTTGTGGAAACTATTACCCCCGGAAAGGCTAAGGGGAAATTAGTGGGTGGCAATTTGTCTGTGTTGGCGGCGATGGTGGGTTCTCCTTACCTACCTGACTGGAAAAAAACTATCTTGTTTGTGGAAGAAGTTGAGGAGGAAGTTTACCGAGTTGACCGAATGTTGACTCAATTAAAACTTGCGGGAATTCTTGACCAAATTGCTGGCTTTATTTTTGGGCAATGCACCGATTGCGATCCAAAAAATCCAGAGAAGTCGCTGACATTAAACCAAGTTCTGAGAGAACACATACTTCCTTTGGGAATTCCCGCTTGGTACGGTTCAGCGATCGGTCACATTCCAAATAAGTTTACCTTACCGATCGGTGTCGAAGTCGAAATTGATGCCAGCGCTGGCACTATCCAAATGCTAGAAAGTGCCACTAAGCTGTGA
- a CDS encoding Calx-beta domain-containing protein, whose protein sequence is GTQKTATLEIIDNDSSIQFSQANYQVSEDGTIVGVAITLNRTGVTTGTSNIEVQLANGTATGGTDFNNSTIPIIFAANETTKTVVVPITEDILVEGNENLTLALANPSANTAIGTQNTATLQIIDNDSSIQFSQGSYQVSEDGTVVGIAITLNRTGVTTGTSNIDVQLTNGTATGGVDFTNTTQNIIFGANETTKTVVVPITEDILVEGNENLTLTLANPSANTAIGTQNTATLQIIDNDSSIQFSQANYQVNENGTVVGVAITLNRTGVTTGTSNIDVQLADGTATGGTDFTATTQTINFGANETSKTVTVTITDDSLFEGNENLTLTLANSSANTAIGTQNTANLEILDNDSPPTVAFSQANYQVNENGTVVGVAVTINRTGDTSGTSNVDIQLTNGTATGGTDFTATTQTINFVANETSKTVTVPITDDSLFEGNENLNLTLVNPSGGTNIGSQNTANLTIVDNDSSPSVSFSQANYQVNENGTVVGAAITINRSGDISGTSNVQAQLTKGTATGGTDFDNSTQTISFGANETTKTVTVPITDDSLFEGNENLTLTLVNPSGGTNIGSQNTANLTIVDNDSPATVAFSQANYQVNENGTVVGVSVTINRTEDTSGTSNIDVQLTNGTATGGSDFNSATQTISFGVNETSKTVTVPIIEDSVVEGNENLTLTLANPSANTNIGTQKTATLEIIDNDNLPTVSIGDITIAESNSGTTPANFTLTLSAPSNQSVTVLYATADGTATTADNDYSQIFSGSIAFNPGEISKTISVAVQGDINVENNENFFVNLIGVTNATIADNQGVGTIINDDTEEDCFCEQIVHPNLDSFFDEGKEGYSLAQVNQTSNTLSGTESDDYLIGSNLNDALNGLGGNDFIEGKAGNDNLFGHNGKDTIFGGVEGSDRDWISGNEDDDLLNGNQGNDVINGNQGNDTVRGGKGNDIVRGGQDNDQMWGDSGDDTLMGDKGNDTIFGGVTAKDIGDSNGRDLILGGIGDDFLNGNEGDDTVCGNEGNDTVRGGKNDDIVFGDAGNDMLFGDLGNDSLCGEDGDDTIYGGNGSDVPIGSVGEKDCLCGGIGNDLLFGNEGEDKINGDEGDDTLYGGKDNDTLTGGGGNDWLSGDLGNDMLRGGSGTDRFVLSPVKGTDIILDFEDNVDLLELRGNLTFAQLTINQGSDGTSIGITKTGELLATLKGVPVNLITQQDFVLVN, encoded by the coding sequence GGAACGCAAAAGACTGCCACATTAGAAATCATCGACAACGACAGCAGCATCCAATTCTCCCAAGCAAACTATCAAGTATCGGAAGATGGCACAATTGTTGGTGTCGCCATCACTTTAAACCGAACCGGAGTCACCACAGGCACATCTAATATAGAGGTACAACTTGCTAATGGCACAGCAACAGGCGGTACAGATTTCAACAACAGTACTATTCCGATTATCTTTGCCGCCAACGAAACCACAAAAACCGTTGTCGTTCCCATTACCGAAGATATTTTAGTAGAAGGGAACGAAAATCTTACCCTCGCGTTAGCTAATCCCAGTGCAAATACAGCAATAGGAACGCAAAACACCGCGACTCTGCAAATCATCGACAACGACAGCAGCATTCAATTCTCCCAAGGAAGTTATCAAGTATCTGAAGATGGCACAGTAGTTGGTATCGCCATAACTTTAAATCGTACTGGCGTCACCACAGGCACATCTAATATAGACGTACAACTAACTAACGGTACAGCAACAGGTGGTGTTGATTTCACCAACACCACTCAAAATATTATCTTTGGTGCCAACGAAACCACAAAAACCGTTGTTGTTCCCATTACCGAAGATATTTTAGTAGAAGGGAACGAAAATCTCACACTCACGTTAGCAAATCCCAGTGCAAATACAGCAATAGGAACGCAAAACACCGCGACTCTGCAAATCATCGACAACGACAGCAGCATTCAATTCTCACAAGCAAACTATCAAGTCAATGAAAACGGCACAGTTGTTGGTGTCGCCATAACTTTAAATCGTACTGGCGTCACCACAGGCACATCTAATATAGATGTACAACTGGCTGACGGTACAGCAACAGGCGGCACAGATTTCACCGCCACCACACAAACTATCAACTTTGGTGCTAACGAGACTAGCAAAACTGTCACAGTTACCATTACTGACGATAGTTTATTTGAAGGCAACGAAAATTTAACACTCACCTTAGCTAATTCCAGTGCAAATACAGCAATAGGAACTCAAAATACTGCCAATCTAGAAATACTTGATAACGATAGTCCACCTACAGTTGCGTTCTCCCAAGCGAACTATCAAGTAAACGAAAATGGCACAGTGGTAGGTGTTGCCGTCACGATTAATCGTACTGGCGATACATCGGGTACATCTAATGTAGATATCCAACTAACTAACGGTACAGCCACAGGCGGTACAGATTTCACCGCCACCACACAAACCATCAACTTTGTTGCGAACGAGACTAGCAAAACTGTCACAGTTCCCATTACTGACGATAGTTTATTTGAAGGGAACGAAAATCTAAATCTCACGCTAGTTAATCCTAGTGGTGGGACAAACATCGGTAGTCAAAATACTGCTAATCTGACAATTGTAGATAATGACAGTTCCCCAAGTGTCTCTTTCTCGCAAGCGAACTATCAAGTAAATGAAAATGGCACGGTAGTTGGTGCTGCTATAACAATTAACCGCAGTGGCGACATTTCCGGTACATCGAACGTTCAGGCGCAACTAACTAAGGGCACAGCAACAGGCGGTACAGATTTTGATAACAGCACTCAAACTATCAGCTTTGGTGCTAACGAAACGACAAAAACTGTCACAGTTCCCATTACTGACGATAGTTTATTTGAAGGGAACGAAAATCTAACTCTCACGTTAGTTAATCCTAGTGGTGGGACAAACATCGGTAGTCAAAATACTGCTAATCTGACAATTGTTGATAATGACAGTCCCGCCACCGTTGCCTTTTCGCAAGCGAACTATCAAGTAAATGAAAATGGCACGGTAGTAGGAGTTTCCGTCACGATTAACCGTACTGAGGATACATCGGGTACATCTAATATAGATGTGCAACTAACCAACGGCACAGCTACAGGCGGTTCTGATTTCAACAGTGCGACTCAAACTATCAGCTTTGGTGTTAACGAAACTAGCAAAACTGTCACCGTTCCCATTATCGAAGATAGCGTAGTTGAAGGGAATGAAAACCTTACTCTCACGTTAGCTAATCCCAGTGCTAATACAAACATCGGTACTCAAAAAACAGCTACTCTAGAAATTATCGATAATGATAATTTACCCACTGTTTCGATCGGCGATATCACGATCGCTGAAAGTAATAGCGGCACGACTCCAGCTAACTTTACCTTGACTCTGAGTGCGCCGTCTAATCAAAGTGTTACTGTTTTATACGCTACTGCTGACGGTACAGCTACGACTGCCGATAATGATTATAGTCAGATTTTTTCAGGGTCGATCGCATTCAATCCAGGCGAAATCAGCAAAACTATTAGTGTTGCGGTACAAGGTGACATTAATGTAGAAAACAACGAAAACTTCTTTGTTAATTTAATTGGTGTTACCAACGCCACTATTGCTGATAACCAAGGTGTGGGAACTATCATCAACGACGATACCGAGGAAGATTGCTTTTGCGAACAAATTGTTCATCCTAATTTAGATAGCTTCTTCGATGAGGGAAAAGAAGGTTATTCTTTAGCACAAGTTAATCAAACTAGCAATACGCTTTCCGGTACAGAAAGCGACGATTATCTGATCGGTAGCAATCTAAATGATGCGCTGAACGGTTTGGGTGGCAATGATTTTATTGAAGGAAAAGCAGGCAACGATAACTTGTTCGGCCACAATGGTAAGGATACCATTTTTGGTGGCGTAGAGGGTAGCGATCGCGACTGGATTTCCGGCAACGAAGACGATGACTTACTTAACGGTAATCAGGGGAACGATGTAATTAACGGCAATCAGGGTAACGATACTGTCCGAGGTGGCAAAGGCAACGATATTGTGCGTGGGGGTCAAGATAATGACCAGATGTGGGGAGATAGCGGCGATGATACCCTGATGGGCGACAAAGGTAACGATACCATTTTTGGTGGTGTCACCGCTAAAGATATCGGCGATTCTAATGGACGCGATTTGATATTAGGCGGTATTGGCGATGATTTCCTCAACGGGAATGAAGGGGATGACACCGTTTGTGGCAATGAAGGCAATGATACGGTACGCGGTGGTAAAAATGACGATATCGTTTTTGGCGATGCTGGTAACGATATGCTGTTTGGCGATTTGGGGAATGACAGTCTTTGTGGTGAGGATGGTGACGATACCATCTATGGAGGCAATGGTAGCGATGTTCCCATTGGTAGTGTTGGTGAAAAAGATTGTTTGTGCGGAGGAATTGGCAACGATTTGCTGTTTGGCAATGAAGGGGAAGATAAAATAAATGGTGATGAGGGAGATGATACTCTTTACGGTGGCAAAGATAACGACACTCTTACAGGTGGCGGTGGCAATGATTGGCTAAGTGGAGATTTAGGTAATGATATGCTGAGGGGTGGAAGTGGGACCGATCGCTTTGTCTTATCACCAGTAAAAGGCACTGACATTATCCTCGATTTTGAAGATAACGTTGACTTGCTGGAATTACGCGGTAATCTAACTTTTGCACAATTGACAATTAACCAAGGTAGTGATGGAACTTCGATCGGCATTACGAAAACAGGTGAACTTTTAGCAACTCTCAAAGGAGTGCCAGTAAATCTCATCACTCAGCAGGATTTTGTTCTAGTTAACTAA
- a CDS encoding response regulator transcription factor: protein MRMLLVEDNLLVAEALSEALTDQRYVVDVVHDGEAAWHQVKTLCYDLILLDVMLPDLDGLSLCKRLRCHGYSLPIIMITALDTSTDKVNGLDAGADDYIVKPVDLQELFARIRASLRRGFSSLPPVLGWGSLRLDPSTYEVAYEDQFLHLTPKEYSLLELLLRNGRRVLPPSVIIERIWSLEAPPEESTVKAHIKSLRQKFRSVGAPKDLIETVHGVGYRLKQIS from the coding sequence ATGAGAATGCTCCTAGTCGAAGATAATTTGTTGGTTGCTGAAGCCTTATCAGAAGCCCTGACAGACCAGCGTTATGTAGTTGATGTTGTCCATGATGGAGAAGCCGCTTGGCATCAGGTCAAAACCCTTTGCTATGACTTGATTCTTTTGGATGTGATGCTTCCCGACCTGGATGGCCTTAGCCTTTGCAAACGACTGCGATGTCATGGTTATAGCCTACCTATTATCATGATTACTGCCCTCGACACTAGCACTGATAAAGTCAACGGTCTAGATGCCGGAGCGGATGATTATATTGTCAAACCCGTTGACCTACAAGAATTATTTGCGCGGATTCGCGCCTCCCTGCGACGGGGATTTTCTTCTTTGCCTCCGGTTCTGGGGTGGGGAAGTCTGCGTCTTGACCCCAGTACCTATGAAGTCGCTTATGAAGACCAATTCCTGCATTTGACCCCCAAAGAATACAGTCTGTTAGAGCTTCTTCTCCGTAACGGTCGGCGGGTATTGCCCCCTAGTGTCATTATTGAACGGATTTGGTCTCTTGAGGCTCCACCCGAAGAGAGTACTGTTAAAGCTCACATCAAAAGCTTACGCCAAAAATTCAGGTCTGTAGGAGCGCCAAAAGATTTGATTGAGACAGTCCACGGTGTCGGTTATCGCCTCAAACAAATCTCTTGA